A single Perca flavescens isolate YP-PL-M2 chromosome 2, PFLA_1.0, whole genome shotgun sequence DNA region contains:
- the spag5 gene encoding sperm-associated antigen 5 isoform X1, giving the protein MSSRKSRSTGEGLPSSKGGERTPLRSLQNEMLHMSTPSRFKSRLNADVVKLTMAPSSTKVIEINASTIDDTTTETACGLGDVTFKSLVCPGGEVEVTGSSVCAEESIILPKDQAMKNMQETEDTDTIIVQSCSDHIDHPYYNPEMKDASLIDVDAACLCEISNSKLTPEDFDNKHATKDFRGFQNDCFEEKDVTWKSFVCDGGEVEVSDVTRLQEETIPLPKAQLGEPLQYHSVNLTNLSDCGQLCQAEHADHPYFSSENGVCVVTTFSDTTNTPEKPADGLSDATLKSINCSGGVISGGTKLADEAVPLPADQTATCSESYNYGIESSMFASDQYVQNSNDHSEHPHCNIENYPLGEPLPFSLDVVDEDKPISLVVQDSQIGGQAKNTFSSLISAGRDIEIPNGTRLSQKISPLPDNQAVICQPLDDNGVPTFLTQDHIQDDYEKPNGHVENEEVVVDPDPAAVSMSSLTNTSLKALNDKSVKCQTQETSKKDVMHPVDSALPTMLYRMESSDSSHLAVSAEIPTLVEVREEHVSQVQISSEPYKSSEDKDCALSSSGNGPILCNSAEKPQSENLPNVLKVLSECPSVASGLPFGFLSPTVRRASLAVLKAFKGPAFDQFVAEDSALKGGASFLAGPFSNLDQPGLWGEHLVSPMPRPLFNSTALECKTQPDVVTEPLDYVCAKPCAVSQSDPLTEPIEDLGAKPCAVPQTEVEVLDMPMIPDGSLQQQLRQMAEFLFLASGKMGPAAISTTVLRPAAATPAESHSVCVGTTPVKWLDHSVNTSGQFERKRDFSVVDSCTLTDPLLWNLPPGGLEGLPRKELEQGLRSSMIMVEALVQQLAAARANGCSSAGPAPSDLREKLVQTDHTELSQTTMYRDLYLEALNRVGDLEMDDSSLQNLTQCMQDTRVTMTSLSCDTDAALSNMKQMGNEIREDCQSLVLHYDQMKSLLKKTKEMQTTMMQKVKDALHQRDDMMIQMEEAFRDKEAAFSAMEQLRTHCATEISELERIVGSQQELSAALDQTHPQQVALNQACAEMLNSASDVLSTTMDEQSSLMKELCTVRGLMQKTAPMLLKLNKKAAAALRERDEHMSARDQAVEEREQIEEELNHAYMNLQTAREQISDLTLQGTILTSEMGVLRQKLTEREEERGPLERKVTELSATVSSTLASYTFLEQSLDAETTKLKQSWKDIQLAKDRANELETSLDQSEQRVSELSQALAQTEEKLSHLQLLSESQNLQIQQLQEVCTQLCGVREMNEFLQMENELAREQVVESERTLMANLQALRERNIQCEDLKEELGQFQLENRSLHKELETTKSRASATQLELGEKLAQAVTEITLLHHTLRGLTNELRAALNDQKPEPPKDNVYHAVHTAERRHPSASFVDSIMVALTAEEEEDSSTETPPGSVPSDTPEPLCETLFSETSAFTRVAITPKKNFSAVEFEPEEDDQSSMAELFAGLGSTVTELIGTLKLLRQRKDAQLKELHNTISGLQVEQQAADYRHEAEVSELNHQLSRLNSLFERGNQALQQKAQDEKMVTKLMAEIQETQETLIKHKTDSNELRKEVVELRRSLQQSKVESQFLREELRKAGSQSANPAHFLEEKIQLLREVERLKLSLQEGEQARVKLLDRAKRHQMIHQTNQQKSENELQMLNKVINKVREALLSLPVVVKNCEQLQQLIEYIG; this is encoded by the exons ATGTCCTCCAGGAAGTCACGTTCCACTGGGGAAGGCTTG CCGTCAAGCAAAGGTGGAGAGCGTACCCCTCTGAGAAGTCTGCAGAATGAAATGCTGCATATGTCAACTCCATCGAGGTTCAAATCACGGCTCAATGCTGATGTTGTGAAACTGACAATG GCTCCTTCTTCCACCAAAGTGATTGAAATCAATGCTTCCACCATTGATGATACTACTACTGAGACAGCTTGTGGACTTGGAGATGTAACATTTAAATCTCTTGTCTGTCCTGGTGGGGAGGTTGAGGTTACAGGCTCATCAGTGTGTGCAGAAGAGAGTATCATTTTGCCCAAGGACCAGGCTatgaaaaacatgcaagaaaCAGAAGATACTGACACTATAATAGTTCAGTCATGCAGTGACCACATTGATCACCCCTATTACAATCCTGAGATGAAAGATGCTTCTTTGATTGACGTTGATGCAGCATGTCTCTGTGAAATTTCAAACTCTAAACTAACCCCTGAAGACTTTGATAATAAACACGCCACAAAAGATTTCAGAGGTTTTCAGAATGACTGCTTTGAAGAGAAAGATGTCACTTGGAAATCCTTTGTCTGTGATGGAGGTGAGGTGGAAGTTTCTGATGTCACCAGACTACAAGAGGAGACCATTCCTCTGCCCAAGGCACAGCTGGGTGAACCTTtacaataccacagtgtaaatTTAACAAATCTCTCTGATTGTGGCCAATTATGTCAAGCGGAACACGCAGATCATCCTTACTTTAGCAGTGAAAATGGTGTTTGTGTCGTCACCACCTTCTCTGACACCACAAATACTCCTGAAAAGCCTGCTGATGGACTGAGTGATGCAACCTTAAAATCAATTAACTGCAGTGGAGGTGTGATTTCTGGTGGCACCAAACTTGCAGATGAGGCTGTTCCTCTACCAGCTGACCAAACTGCAACCTGCAGTGAGTCATACAATTATGGTATAGAGTCAAGCATGTTTGCTAGTGACCAATATGTGCAAAACAGTAATGATCATTCAGAACACCCACACTGCAATATTGAAAATTACCCATTGGGGGAACCATTACCATTCAGCCTTGATGTTGTGGATGAGGATAAACCGATAAGCTTGGTGGTGCAAGATTCTCAGATTGGCGGACAAGCGAAGAATACATTCAGCTCTTTAATCAGTGCCGGAAGGGACATTGAAATACCAAATGGCACTCGATTGTCTCAGAAGATTTCCCCTCTGCCTGACAACCAGGCTGTGATCTGCCAGCCCCTGGATGACAATGGTGTACCTACTTTCCTTACACAGGATCACATTCAAGATGACTATGAGAAACCTAACGGTCATGTGGAAAATGAAGAAGTTGTGGTAGATCCTGACCCAGCAGCTGTCAGTATGTCTTCACTGACTAACACATCTTTAAAGGCATTGAATGATAAATCTGTTAAGTGTCAAACGCAAGAAACTTCAAAAAAGGATGTGATGCATCCTGTGGACAGTGCACTGCCTACAATGCTTTATAGAATGGAGTCTTCTGACAGCAGCCATCTTGCAGTTTCGGCAGAGATTCCAACACTTGTGGAAGTGCGTGAGGAACACGTCTCTCAAGTGCAAATCAGCAGTGAACCCTATAAATCCAGTGAGGACAAAGACTGTGCTCTCAGTTCATCTGGGAATGGACCGATTCTTTGTAATTCTGCAGAAAAACCTCAGTCAGAAAACCTCCCTAATGTTTTGAAAGTGCTGTCAGAATGTCCCTCAGTAGCATCAGGTTTGCCGTTTGGGTTCCTCAGTCCGACTGTTAGAAGAGCCTCTCTCGCTGTATTAAAGGCTTTTAAGGGTCCTGCTTTTGACCAATTTGTGGCTGAAGATTCTGCTCTCAAGGGTGGAGCGAGCTTTTTGGCTGGTCCTTTTTCAAATTTAGACCAACCTGGGTTATGGGGAGAGCACCTGGTAAGCCCCATGCCACGTCCTCTGTTTAACTCTACAGCACTAGAGTGCAAGACCCAGCCAGATGTAGTCACTGAGCCCCTTGATTATGTGTGTGCAAAGCCTTGTGCAGTGTCCCAGTCAGACCCACTTACTGAGCCCATTGAGGATTTGGGTGCAAAGCCCTGTGCAGTGCCTCAGACTGAAGTGGAGGTTCTGGATATGCCTATGATTCCAGATGGTTCCCTTCAGCAGCAGCTTCGGCAGATGGCAGAGTTCCTTTTCTTGGCATCAGGAAAGATGGGTCCTGCTGCTATCTCCACTACAGTTctgcgtcctgctgctgctACTCCTGCAGAATCCCACAGTGTATGTGTGGGCACCACTCCTGTTAAATGGTTAGACCACAGCGTCAATACATCTGGCCAATTTGAGCGAAAGAGGGATTTCTCTGTGGTTGATTCCTGCACGCTGACTGACCCTCTCCTGTGGAA TCTACCTCCGGGCGGTCTTGAGGGTCTCCCCAGAAAAGAGTTGGAGCAAGGGTTAAGGTCTAGCATGATCATGGTTGAGGCTCTTGTGCAGCAGTTGGCTGCAGCCAGGGCAAATGGATGTTCTTCTGCAGGCCCTGCACCCTCAGACCTGAGGGAGAAACTAGTGCAGACAGACCACACTGAACTCAGTCAG accacaATGTATAGAGACCTATATTTGGAGGCTCTAAACAGGGTTGGTGATTTGGAGATGGACGATAGTTCTCTACAGAATCTTACCCAGTGTATGCAGGACACGAGGGTCACCATG ACCTCTTTGAGTTGTGACACGGATGCTGCTCTCTCTAACATGAAGCAAATGGGAAATGAGATCAGAGAGGACTGTCAAAGCCTTGTTTTacat TACGATCAGATGAAGTCTCTGTTAAagaaaacaaaggaaatgcagacAACAATGATGCAGAAGGTCAAAGATGCTCTTCACCAAAGAGATGACATGATGATACAGATGGAGGAGGCCTTCAGAGATAAGGAGGCG GCCTTCAGTGCAATGGAACAGCTGAGGACACACTGCGCCACAGAAATCTCAGAGCTGGAGAGGATTGTTGGGTCTCAGCAAGAACTGTCAGCTGCCCTAGACCAGACTCACCCACAACAG GTTGCATTAAACCAGGCCTGCGCTGAAATGCTAAATTCTGCTTCTGATGTTTTGTCCACAACCATGGATGAACAATCCAGTTTGATGAAagaa CTCTGCACAGTCAGAGGCCTGATGCAGAAAACTGCTCCCATGCTTCTGAAGCTAAATAAGAAGGCAGCTGCTGCtttgagagagagggatgaacaCATGTCTGCAAGAGACCAAGCtgtggaagagagagagcag ATTGAAGAAGAGTTAAACCATGCTTATATGAATCTCCAAACTGCCAGAGAACAGATTAGTGATTTAACTCTGCAGGGGACAATTCTGACCTCAG AGATGGGTGTGCTGCGTCAGAAGCTAAccgaaagagaggaagagaggggtcCGCTggagaggaaggtgacggagcTGTCTGCCACGGTTTCCTCCACTTTGGCCTCCTACACCTTCTTGGAGCAGTCCCTTGATGCTGAGACTACAAA GTTGAAGCAGTCATGGAAAGACATCCAGCTTGCAAAGGACCGAGCAAATGA GTTGGAGACCTCACTGGATCAGTCGGAGCAGCGCGTCTCTGAATTAAGTCAGGCTCTGGCTCAAACAGAGGAGAAGCTCAGTCACCTGCAGCTCCTCTCAGAGTCCCAGAACCTACAGATCCAACAGCTCCAGGAGGTTTGCACACAACTTTGTGGTGTGCGGGAGATGAACGAA ttctTACAGATGGAGAATGAGTTGGCGAGGGAGCAGGTGGTAGAAAGTGAGCGCACGCTGATGGCCAACCTGCAGGCACTCCGAGAGAGGAACATCCAGTGTGAGGACCTAAAAGAAGAACTTGGTCAATTTCA GCTTGAGAACAGGAGTTTGCACAAGGAGCTGGAAACCACAAAGTCCAGAGCCAGTGCAACCCAGCTGGAGCTCGGAGAGAAACTGGCACAGGCGGTCACTGAAATTACGTTGCTGCATCACACACTGCGAGGACTGACAAATGAACTACGTGCAGCACTCAATGACCAG AAACCAGAACCACCGAAAGATAATGTGTATCATGCAGTCCACACCGCGGAGCGTCGTCACCCATCTGCCTCCTTCGTCGATAGCATCATGGTTGCATTAActgctgaggaggaggaagactcCTCAACAGAGACACCTCCTGGATCAG TCCCCTCAGACACGCCAGAGCCTCTGTGTGAAACGTTGTTCAGCGAGACAAGCGCCTTCACACGTGTTGCCATCACCCCTAAAAAGAATTTCAGTGCGGTGGAGTTTGAGCCTGAGGAGGACGATCAAAGCAGCATGGCAGAGTTGTTTGCTGGCCTGGGCAGCACCGTCACGGAACTTATTGGCACCCTGAAGCTGCTGCGACAGCGTAAAGATGCTCAGCTGAAGGAGCTGCACAACACCAT CTCTGGCCTGCAGGTGGAGCAGCAGGCTGCAGACTACAGACACGAGGCAGAGGTGTCTGAGCTCAATCACCAACTCAGTCGTCTGAACAGCCTTTTTGAGAGGGGAAATCAGGCCCTGCAGCAGAAAGCTCAG GATGAGAAAATGGTGACAAAGTTGATGGCAGAAATACAAGAGACCCAGGAAACTCTAATTAAACACAAGACTGACAGTAAC GAATTGCGGAAGGAGGTGGTTGAGCTTCGGCGTTCTCTCCAGCAGTCAAAGGTAGAGTCTCAATTCCTGCGGGAGGAGTTGAGGAAAGCTGGAAGCCAGTCAGCTAACCCGGCACATTTCTTGGAAGAGAAGATCCAGTTATTGAGAGAG GTGGAGAGACTGAAGTTGAGTCTTCAGGAGGGGGAGCAGGCCAGAGTTAAACTCCTCGATAGAGCAAAAAGACAT CAAATGATCCACCAGACCAACCAGCAGAAAAGTGAGAATGAGCTTCAGATGTTAAACAAAGTGATTAATAAAGTCAGAGAG GCTCTGCTGTCTTTGCCGGTGGTTGTGAAGAATTGTGAACAACTCCAACAACTTATCGAGTACATCGGCTGA
- the foxe1 gene encoding forkhead box protein E1, producing the protein MPVVKVEKDSPADNTMSASNPPLQTEEQPRGRRRKRPLQRGKPPYSYIALISMAIANSPDRKLTLGGIYKFITERFPFYRDNSKKWQNSIRHNLTLNDCFIKIPREPGRPGKGNYWALDPNAEDMFESGSFLRRRKRFKRCDLSTYTSYVHETPVFSPVQIARSAAYTNSVYNNMTVNPAYGQQLHSAYYPSSSPTGFGPGQTRMFSINNLIGHQTPASMLGCQGPEVMQQPGRSFSPEGLPNGSSPCSLGAPAFQNQPCGGAVSSRSSTHPGFTYSGPNGHPHHHTHHTHQGSYGQGHTQGYAATGRLHSLAHGSVESMDHYGRVSPMQLGSFSQYNSAASPIANTGGYLRHPTYPGNMERFVSAI; encoded by the coding sequence ATGCCTGTGGTCAAAGTGGAGAAAGACTCTCCTGCAGACAACACTATGTCTGCCTCCAACCCTCCACTGCAGACAGAGGAGCAGCCTAGAGGTCGGAGAAGGAAGAGACCTCTCCAGCGAGGGAAACCTCCTTACAGCTACATTGCACTCATTTCCATGGCTATAGCCAACTCCCCTGACCGCAAGCTGACTTTGGGGGGCATCTACAAATTCATCACAGAGCGCTTCCCCTTCTACAGAGACAATTCAAAGAAATGGCAGAACTCAATCCGCCATAACTTGACTCTCAATGACTGCTTTATCAAGATCCCCCGAGAGCCGGGGCGGCCAGGGAAGGGCAACTACTGGGCCTTAGACCCGAACGCAGAGGACATGTTTGAAAGCGGCAGCTTCCTGAGGCGCAGGAAGAGGTTTAAGCGCTGTGACTTGAGCACTTACACCTCATATGTCCATGAGACACCAGTTTTCTCTCCGGTCCAGATTGCCAGATCAGCTGCATATACCAACTCAGTCTACAACAACATGACAGTCAATCCGGCCTACGGGCAGCAGCTGCACTCTGCCTATTACCCCTCTTCATCTCCTACCGGGTTTGGACCTGGACAGACCCGCATGTTCAGCATCAATAACCTCATAGGACACCAGACTCCTGCAAGCATGCTGGGATGTCAAGGGCCAGAGGTGATGCAGCAGCCCGGCCGAAGCTTCAGTCCTGAGGGGCTCCCAAACGGATCCAGCCCCTGCAGCCTGGGAGCCCCGGCTTTCCAGAATCAACCATGCGGAGGGGCTGTATCATCACGCTCCTCTACGCATCCCGGGTTCACCTACTCCGGGCCAAATGGCCACCCACACCACCATACGCACCATACACACCAGGGCTCGTATGGACAGGGCCACACCCAGGGGTATGCCGCAACAGGACGCCTCCATTCCTTAGCCCACGGGTCTGTGGAGTCCATGGACCATTACGGAAGGGTCTCCCCAATGCAGTTGGGGTCTTTCTCCCAGTATAACAGTGCTGCAAGTCCTATCGCCAACACTGGGGGTTACCTGAGACATCCAACTTACCCAGGGAATATGGAAAGGTTTGTGTCTGCTATATGA
- the spag5 gene encoding sperm-associated antigen 5 isoform X2 has translation MSSRKSRSTGEGLPSSKGGERTPLRSLQNEMLHMSTPSRFKSRLNADVVKLTMAPSSTKVIEINASTIDDTTTETACGLGDVTFKSLVCPGGEVEVTGSSVCAEESIILPKDQAMKNMQETEDTDTIIVQSCSDHIDHPYYNPEMKDASLIDVDAACLCEISNSKLTPEDFDNKHATKDFRGFQNDCFEEKDVTWKSFVCDGGEVEVSDVTRLQEETIPLPKAQLGEPLQYHSVNLTNLSDCGQLCQAEHADHPYFSSENGVCVVTTFSDTTNTPEKPADGLSDATLKSINCSGGVISGGTKLADEAVPLPADQTATCSESYNYGIESSMFASDQYVQNSNDHSEHPHCNIENYPLGEPLPFSLDVVDEDKPISLVVQDSQIGGQAKNTFSSLISAGRDIEIPNGTRLSQKISPLPDNQAVICQPLDDNGVPTFLTQDHIQDDYEKPNGHVENEEVVVDPDPAAVSMSSLTNTSLKALNDKSVKCQTQETSKKDVMHPVDSALPTMLYRMESSDSSHLAVSAEIPTLVEVREEHVSQVQISSEPYKSSEDKDCALSSSGNGPILCNSAEKPQSENLPNVLKVLSECPSVASGLPFGFLSPTVRRASLAVLKAFKGPAFDQFVAEDSALKGGASFLAGPFSNLDQPGLWGEHLVSPMPRPLFNSTALECKTQPDVVTEPLDYVCAKPCAVSQSDPLTEPIEDLGAKPCAVPQTEVEVLDMPMIPDGSLQQQLRQMAEFLFLASGKMGPAAISTTVLRPAAATPAESHSVCVGTTPVKWLDHSVNTSGQFERKRDFSVVDSCTLTDPLLWNLPPGGLEGLPRKELEQGLRSSMIMVEALVQQLAAARANGCSSAGPAPSDLREKLVQTDHTELSQTTMYRDLYLEALNRVGDLEMDDSSLQNLTQCMQDTRVTMTSLSCDTDAALSNMKQMGNEIREDCQSLVLHYDQMKSLLKKTKEMQTTMMQKVKDALHQRDDMMIQMEEAFRDKEAAFSAMEQLRTHCATEISELERIVGSQQELSAALDQTHPQQVALNQACAEMLNSASDVLSTTMDEQSSLMKELCTVRGLMQKTAPMLLKLNKKAAAALRERDEHMSARDQAVEEREQIEEELNHAYMNLQTAREQISDLTLQGTILTSEMGVLRQKLTEREEERGPLERKVTELSATVSSTLASYTFLEQSLDAETTKLKQSWKDIQLAKDRANELETSLDQSEQRVSELSQALAQTEEKLSHLQLLSESQNLQIQQLQEVCTQLCGVREMNEFLQMENELAREQVVESERTLMANLQALRERNIQCEDLKEELGQFQLENRSLHKELETTKSRASATQLELGEKLAQAVTEITLLHHTLRGLTNELRAALNDQKPEPPKDNVYHAVHTAERRHPSASFVDSIMVALTAEEEEDSSTETPPGSVPSDTPEPLCETLFSETSAFTRVAITPKKNFSAVEFEPEEDDQSSMAELFAGLGSTVTELIGTLKLLRQRKDAQLKELHNTISGLQVEQQAADYRHEAEVSELNHQLSRLNSLFERGNQALQQKAQELRKEVVELRRSLQQSKVESQFLREELRKAGSQSANPAHFLEEKIQLLREVERLKLSLQEGEQARVKLLDRAKRHQMIHQTNQQKSENELQMLNKVINKVREALLSLPVVVKNCEQLQQLIEYIG, from the exons ATGTCCTCCAGGAAGTCACGTTCCACTGGGGAAGGCTTG CCGTCAAGCAAAGGTGGAGAGCGTACCCCTCTGAGAAGTCTGCAGAATGAAATGCTGCATATGTCAACTCCATCGAGGTTCAAATCACGGCTCAATGCTGATGTTGTGAAACTGACAATG GCTCCTTCTTCCACCAAAGTGATTGAAATCAATGCTTCCACCATTGATGATACTACTACTGAGACAGCTTGTGGACTTGGAGATGTAACATTTAAATCTCTTGTCTGTCCTGGTGGGGAGGTTGAGGTTACAGGCTCATCAGTGTGTGCAGAAGAGAGTATCATTTTGCCCAAGGACCAGGCTatgaaaaacatgcaagaaaCAGAAGATACTGACACTATAATAGTTCAGTCATGCAGTGACCACATTGATCACCCCTATTACAATCCTGAGATGAAAGATGCTTCTTTGATTGACGTTGATGCAGCATGTCTCTGTGAAATTTCAAACTCTAAACTAACCCCTGAAGACTTTGATAATAAACACGCCACAAAAGATTTCAGAGGTTTTCAGAATGACTGCTTTGAAGAGAAAGATGTCACTTGGAAATCCTTTGTCTGTGATGGAGGTGAGGTGGAAGTTTCTGATGTCACCAGACTACAAGAGGAGACCATTCCTCTGCCCAAGGCACAGCTGGGTGAACCTTtacaataccacagtgtaaatTTAACAAATCTCTCTGATTGTGGCCAATTATGTCAAGCGGAACACGCAGATCATCCTTACTTTAGCAGTGAAAATGGTGTTTGTGTCGTCACCACCTTCTCTGACACCACAAATACTCCTGAAAAGCCTGCTGATGGACTGAGTGATGCAACCTTAAAATCAATTAACTGCAGTGGAGGTGTGATTTCTGGTGGCACCAAACTTGCAGATGAGGCTGTTCCTCTACCAGCTGACCAAACTGCAACCTGCAGTGAGTCATACAATTATGGTATAGAGTCAAGCATGTTTGCTAGTGACCAATATGTGCAAAACAGTAATGATCATTCAGAACACCCACACTGCAATATTGAAAATTACCCATTGGGGGAACCATTACCATTCAGCCTTGATGTTGTGGATGAGGATAAACCGATAAGCTTGGTGGTGCAAGATTCTCAGATTGGCGGACAAGCGAAGAATACATTCAGCTCTTTAATCAGTGCCGGAAGGGACATTGAAATACCAAATGGCACTCGATTGTCTCAGAAGATTTCCCCTCTGCCTGACAACCAGGCTGTGATCTGCCAGCCCCTGGATGACAATGGTGTACCTACTTTCCTTACACAGGATCACATTCAAGATGACTATGAGAAACCTAACGGTCATGTGGAAAATGAAGAAGTTGTGGTAGATCCTGACCCAGCAGCTGTCAGTATGTCTTCACTGACTAACACATCTTTAAAGGCATTGAATGATAAATCTGTTAAGTGTCAAACGCAAGAAACTTCAAAAAAGGATGTGATGCATCCTGTGGACAGTGCACTGCCTACAATGCTTTATAGAATGGAGTCTTCTGACAGCAGCCATCTTGCAGTTTCGGCAGAGATTCCAACACTTGTGGAAGTGCGTGAGGAACACGTCTCTCAAGTGCAAATCAGCAGTGAACCCTATAAATCCAGTGAGGACAAAGACTGTGCTCTCAGTTCATCTGGGAATGGACCGATTCTTTGTAATTCTGCAGAAAAACCTCAGTCAGAAAACCTCCCTAATGTTTTGAAAGTGCTGTCAGAATGTCCCTCAGTAGCATCAGGTTTGCCGTTTGGGTTCCTCAGTCCGACTGTTAGAAGAGCCTCTCTCGCTGTATTAAAGGCTTTTAAGGGTCCTGCTTTTGACCAATTTGTGGCTGAAGATTCTGCTCTCAAGGGTGGAGCGAGCTTTTTGGCTGGTCCTTTTTCAAATTTAGACCAACCTGGGTTATGGGGAGAGCACCTGGTAAGCCCCATGCCACGTCCTCTGTTTAACTCTACAGCACTAGAGTGCAAGACCCAGCCAGATGTAGTCACTGAGCCCCTTGATTATGTGTGTGCAAAGCCTTGTGCAGTGTCCCAGTCAGACCCACTTACTGAGCCCATTGAGGATTTGGGTGCAAAGCCCTGTGCAGTGCCTCAGACTGAAGTGGAGGTTCTGGATATGCCTATGATTCCAGATGGTTCCCTTCAGCAGCAGCTTCGGCAGATGGCAGAGTTCCTTTTCTTGGCATCAGGAAAGATGGGTCCTGCTGCTATCTCCACTACAGTTctgcgtcctgctgctgctACTCCTGCAGAATCCCACAGTGTATGTGTGGGCACCACTCCTGTTAAATGGTTAGACCACAGCGTCAATACATCTGGCCAATTTGAGCGAAAGAGGGATTTCTCTGTGGTTGATTCCTGCACGCTGACTGACCCTCTCCTGTGGAA TCTACCTCCGGGCGGTCTTGAGGGTCTCCCCAGAAAAGAGTTGGAGCAAGGGTTAAGGTCTAGCATGATCATGGTTGAGGCTCTTGTGCAGCAGTTGGCTGCAGCCAGGGCAAATGGATGTTCTTCTGCAGGCCCTGCACCCTCAGACCTGAGGGAGAAACTAGTGCAGACAGACCACACTGAACTCAGTCAG accacaATGTATAGAGACCTATATTTGGAGGCTCTAAACAGGGTTGGTGATTTGGAGATGGACGATAGTTCTCTACAGAATCTTACCCAGTGTATGCAGGACACGAGGGTCACCATG ACCTCTTTGAGTTGTGACACGGATGCTGCTCTCTCTAACATGAAGCAAATGGGAAATGAGATCAGAGAGGACTGTCAAAGCCTTGTTTTacat TACGATCAGATGAAGTCTCTGTTAAagaaaacaaaggaaatgcagacAACAATGATGCAGAAGGTCAAAGATGCTCTTCACCAAAGAGATGACATGATGATACAGATGGAGGAGGCCTTCAGAGATAAGGAGGCG GCCTTCAGTGCAATGGAACAGCTGAGGACACACTGCGCCACAGAAATCTCAGAGCTGGAGAGGATTGTTGGGTCTCAGCAAGAACTGTCAGCTGCCCTAGACCAGACTCACCCACAACAG GTTGCATTAAACCAGGCCTGCGCTGAAATGCTAAATTCTGCTTCTGATGTTTTGTCCACAACCATGGATGAACAATCCAGTTTGATGAAagaa CTCTGCACAGTCAGAGGCCTGATGCAGAAAACTGCTCCCATGCTTCTGAAGCTAAATAAGAAGGCAGCTGCTGCtttgagagagagggatgaacaCATGTCTGCAAGAGACCAAGCtgtggaagagagagagcag ATTGAAGAAGAGTTAAACCATGCTTATATGAATCTCCAAACTGCCAGAGAACAGATTAGTGATTTAACTCTGCAGGGGACAATTCTGACCTCAG AGATGGGTGTGCTGCGTCAGAAGCTAAccgaaagagaggaagagaggggtcCGCTggagaggaaggtgacggagcTGTCTGCCACGGTTTCCTCCACTTTGGCCTCCTACACCTTCTTGGAGCAGTCCCTTGATGCTGAGACTACAAA GTTGAAGCAGTCATGGAAAGACATCCAGCTTGCAAAGGACCGAGCAAATGA GTTGGAGACCTCACTGGATCAGTCGGAGCAGCGCGTCTCTGAATTAAGTCAGGCTCTGGCTCAAACAGAGGAGAAGCTCAGTCACCTGCAGCTCCTCTCAGAGTCCCAGAACCTACAGATCCAACAGCTCCAGGAGGTTTGCACACAACTTTGTGGTGTGCGGGAGATGAACGAA ttctTACAGATGGAGAATGAGTTGGCGAGGGAGCAGGTGGTAGAAAGTGAGCGCACGCTGATGGCCAACCTGCAGGCACTCCGAGAGAGGAACATCCAGTGTGAGGACCTAAAAGAAGAACTTGGTCAATTTCA GCTTGAGAACAGGAGTTTGCACAAGGAGCTGGAAACCACAAAGTCCAGAGCCAGTGCAACCCAGCTGGAGCTCGGAGAGAAACTGGCACAGGCGGTCACTGAAATTACGTTGCTGCATCACACACTGCGAGGACTGACAAATGAACTACGTGCAGCACTCAATGACCAG AAACCAGAACCACCGAAAGATAATGTGTATCATGCAGTCCACACCGCGGAGCGTCGTCACCCATCTGCCTCCTTCGTCGATAGCATCATGGTTGCATTAActgctgaggaggaggaagactcCTCAACAGAGACACCTCCTGGATCAG TCCCCTCAGACACGCCAGAGCCTCTGTGTGAAACGTTGTTCAGCGAGACAAGCGCCTTCACACGTGTTGCCATCACCCCTAAAAAGAATTTCAGTGCGGTGGAGTTTGAGCCTGAGGAGGACGATCAAAGCAGCATGGCAGAGTTGTTTGCTGGCCTGGGCAGCACCGTCACGGAACTTATTGGCACCCTGAAGCTGCTGCGACAGCGTAAAGATGCTCAGCTGAAGGAGCTGCACAACACCAT CTCTGGCCTGCAGGTGGAGCAGCAGGCTGCAGACTACAGACACGAGGCAGAGGTGTCTGAGCTCAATCACCAACTCAGTCGTCTGAACAGCCTTTTTGAGAGGGGAAATCAGGCCCTGCAGCAGAAAGCTCAG GAATTGCGGAAGGAGGTGGTTGAGCTTCGGCGTTCTCTCCAGCAGTCAAAGGTAGAGTCTCAATTCCTGCGGGAGGAGTTGAGGAAAGCTGGAAGCCAGTCAGCTAACCCGGCACATTTCTTGGAAGAGAAGATCCAGTTATTGAGAGAG GTGGAGAGACTGAAGTTGAGTCTTCAGGAGGGGGAGCAGGCCAGAGTTAAACTCCTCGATAGAGCAAAAAGACAT CAAATGATCCACCAGACCAACCAGCAGAAAAGTGAGAATGAGCTTCAGATGTTAAACAAAGTGATTAATAAAGTCAGAGAG GCTCTGCTGTCTTTGCCGGTGGTTGTGAAGAATTGTGAACAACTCCAACAACTTATCGAGTACATCGGCTGA